Proteins from a single region of Esox lucius isolate fEsoLuc1 chromosome 13, fEsoLuc1.pri, whole genome shotgun sequence:
- the tor4ab gene encoding torsin family 4, member Ab, with product MGDEQNCSENLPGAIERVQSKSQCPSLVSPELKAMIRIKTKYQALKKRRLDLTSGLYDPGRPPTCPDLRLPTGPDALNGKGSPHRRKRRRGSRVLFPNTCRKVVPSDKDRSRAKTFFVLFSLIVCLQVYNAIENLDDHIEPYDLEGLEKTLRREVFGQEAAIVELIGHLEDYLSTYAHSQPLALALHGPSGVGKSHLGRLLARHFRSVLGDDLVLQYFTQHHCLTQGDAAQCARDLSRRVEDVVERAEAQEKIPVLVMDEVELMPAPLLDVLCGLLQQNQTKEHLNVIYVLLSSLGQGDIVRHVLQNVSGTAQGVRTPLRHTLAGHHRLWAEAGLDIVPMTLLEKSHVMECLLEEMTQEGFYPDHGHIELLAEELSYYTAMGHQYSKNGCKQVVARVNQL from the exons ATGGGTGATGAGCAGAACTGCTCAGAGAACCTCCCAGGGGCCATTGAGAGGGTTCAGTCCAAGTCCCAGTGTCCCTCACTGGTATCCCCCGAGCTGAAAGCCATGATCCGCATCAAGACCAAGTACCAGGCTTTGAAGAAACGTCGCCTGGATCTGACCTCAGGGCTCTATGATCCAGGGAGGCCCCCCACATGCCCTGACCTCCGGCTACCCACTGGTCCAGATGCCTTAAACGGCAAGGGGTCCCCCCACAGGAGGAAGCGGAGGAGGGGATCCCGAGTGCTTTTCCCCAACACGTGCCGCAAGGTGGTCCCCAGTGACAAGGACCGGAGTCGGGCAAAAACTTTCTTTGTCCTTTTCAGCCTCATCGTCTGCCTTCAG GTTTACAATGCCATTGAGAACTTGGACGACCACATCGAACCATACGACCTGGAGGGCCTGGAGAAGACTCTCCGCAGGGAAGTGTTCGGCCAGGAGGCGGCGATAGTGGAGCTGATAGGGCACCTGGAGGACTACCTGTCCACCTACGCCCATTCCCAGCCCCTGGccctggccctacatggccccaGTGGAGTGGGCAAGAGCCACCTGGGTCGCTTGTTAGCGCGCCACTTCCGCTCGGTGCTGGGAGACGACCTGGTGTTGCAGTACTTCACACAGCACCACTGCCTGACGCAGGGCGACGCGGCCCAGTGCGCCCGAGACCTGTCCCGGAGGGTGGAGGACGTGGTGGAGCGCGCTGAGGCCCAGGAAAAGATCCCCGTCCTTGTGATGGACGAGGTGGAGCTGATGCCTGCCCCGCTGCTGGATGTCCTGTGTGGCCTGCTTCAGCAGAACCAGACCAAGGAGCATCTGAACGTCATCTATGTGCTCCTCAGCAGCCTGGGCCAGGGGGACATCGTCAGGCACGTGCTGCAGAACGTCTCCGGCACAGCACAGGGCGTCAGAACCCCACTGCGCCACACACTGGCCGGGCACCACCGCCTCTGGGCCGAGGCAGGGCTGGACATCGTGCCCATGACCCTCCTGGAAAAGAGTCACGTGATGGAGTGTCTGCTGGAGGAGATGACCCAGGAGGGATTCTACCCCGACCACGGCCACATTGAGCTGCTGGCAGAGGAACTGTCTTACTACACCGCCATGGGCCACCAGTATTCTAAGAATGGTTGCAAGCAAGTGGTGGCTAGGGTTAACCAATTGTAA
- the LOC105021660 gene encoding RING finger protein 225: MDPYLEVGLRSPGPDDQDTPDLECSICFSQFNNVFRTPKMLQCQHTFCLECLARMNVKSAKPDSIQCPLCRGLTPLPALGLPKLTTDPAVVSYLPAAMQRVYSIRFNRKKGKLQVKRPTDAAPSLPTVRSVSQSLDVGLPSPPEGDGERGDLEAGRGRRVRALLRVCRRPGCKASLLVSVVVMTVLLTGIIIFLLISRKLA; the protein is encoded by the coding sequence ATGGACCCTTACCTGGAGGTGGGCCTCCGTTCCCCGGGCCCGGATGACCAGGACACGCCAGACTTGGAGTGTTCCATCTGCTTCAGCCAGTTCAACAATGTCTTCCGCACGCCGAAGATGCTCCAGTGCCAGCACACATTTTGCCTGGAGTGTCTGGCGCGCATGAACGTCAAGTCGGCCAAGCCGGACTCCATCCAGTGCCCGCTGTGCCGAGGCCTCACCCCGCTGCCCGCGCTGGGGCTGCCCAAGCTGACCACGGACCCGGCGGTGGTCTCCTACCTCCCCGCGGCCATGCAGCGTGTCTACAGCATCCGATTCAACCGCAAGAAGGGCAAGCTGCAGGTGAAGAGGCCCACGGACGCGGCGCCCTCCCTCCCCACGGTACGCTCCGTCAGCCAGTCCCTGGACGTGGGTCTGCCCAGCCCGccggagggagatggggagaggggggaCCTTGAGGCAGGACGGGGGCGAAGGGTCAGGGCTCTGCTGAGGGTTTGTCGAAGGCCTGGGTGCAAGGCCTCCCTCTTGGTGTCCGTAGTGGTGATGACTGTGCTGCTCACGGGCATCATCATTTTCCTGCTCATCAGTAGGAAGCTGGCGTAG
- the wdr31 gene encoding WD repeat-containing protein 31, which produces MGKLQSKFRRSRSGLYRATKHDSEDVAAASQVVQYEPAHRDAVNCVTNLTSDLCVSGGSDMAVVVYDWRGGKLCQSFQGHNREVTKVECFPGSTWIFSASRDKTVMMWDLNQGDEPIQEFCGHELVVNGLAVSPDGSKLCTGSRDNSMCLWDIESGERVHKNTVSRNLVTHVCWVPESPLIVQTSEDKTIRVWDSRAWQVTNTFPAKQYIQTHCDISANGNYLLSSSNGFGGQGCEATLWDLRQPGCKVVEYRGHRETTACCVFLPPNPGGPAMVASSSHDSSVKIWDQNTAACLATLTLEGSGPLMSLAPSDSCSLLCASFNKGIQVLRHRADGQDLKQMARF; this is translated from the exons ATGGGGAAACTGCAGAGCAAGTTCAGACGGTCGCGCTCTGGGCTGTACAG GGCGACCAAACACGACAGTGAAGACGTTGCTGCTGCCAGTCAGGTGGTGCAGTATGAGCCCGCTCACCGTGATGCGGTCAACTGTGTTACcaacctgacctctgacctctgtgtgTCTGGAGGGAGTGACATG GCGGTGGTTGTATATgactggagaggagggaagcTGTGCCAGTCATTCCAAGGCCACAACAGAGAGGTTACCAAG GTAGAGTGTTTCCCAGGCAGCACCTGGATCTTCAGTGCATCTCGGGACAAGACTGTCATGATGTGGGACCTCAATCAGGGGGACGAGCCTATCCAGGAGTTCTGTGGCCATGAACTGGTGGTCAATGGGCTTGCCGTCAGTCCAG ATGGGTCGAAGCTGTGCACCGGTTCCCGTGACAACTCCATGTGCCTCTGGGACATTGAGTCTGGCGAACGTGTGCATAAGAACACAGTGTCCAGAAACCTG GTTACACATGTGTGCTGGGTCCCAGAGAGCCCCTTGATCGTCCAGACCTCCGAGGATAAAACCATCAg GGTTTGGGACAGTCGTGCCTGGCAGGTCACAAACACGTTCCCGGCCAAGCAATACATTCAGACACACTGTGACATAAGCGCCAATGGCAACTACCTCCTGTCCAGCAGCAATGGCTTTGGGGGCCAAGGCTGCGAGGCAACG ctttgGGACCTCAGGCAGCCTGGCTGTAAAGTGGTGGAGTACCGGGGCCACCGTGAGACCACTGCCTGCTGTGTTTTCCTTCCCCCCAACCCTGGGGGCCCTGCGATGGTAGCATCTTCCTCTCACGACAGTTCCGTCAAAATCTGGGATCAGAATACTGCAG CCTGTCTGGCCACTCTCACCCTGGAAGGATCAGGCCCCTTGATGTCTTTAGCCCCGAGTGATTCCTGCAGTCTGCTGTGTGCCAGCTTCAACAAGGGGATCCAGGTACTCCGTCATCGGGCCGATGGGCAGGACCTGAAACAGATGGCACGATTCTAA